Below is a window of Electrophorus electricus isolate fEleEle1 chromosome 1, fEleEle1.pri, whole genome shotgun sequence DNA.
ACCGCGACCCGCCGACTGGATGTCCCCTGCTCCGGTGCTGCCAGAACTGCTGGACTTGATGGTGAGCGACTGCATCTTTCCTGTGCTTTGCTCCATGGTATGGACAGGCGAGGGACTGCAGCCGTTGATGCTGGTGGCGCCGTATTTCTCCAGGAGCTTGATGATCACCGCGTGCCCTCCTTTGGCTGCCACCCGTATGGCCGTGCGGCCGAACTGATCCGCGTGGTTGGGGTCTGCGCCATGCTCTAAAAGGATGTGGACCACGTCCATGTGGCCCTCTTGAGCCGCGATACCCAGTGCGGTGGCTCCCTGGTTGCATGTGTGGTCAACGTGGGTGCCGTTGTCGATTAGAAATTGGACAACTTTTGTGTGCCCTTGCCACGCAGCGGACTGAAGAGCAGACCGCTTCTCGTTGTCACATGAGTTAACATCTGCGTGGTAGCTGATTAGCAATCGCACCATTTCTAAATGGCCCTGCCAACACGACACGTGGAGCGCCGTTCTGCCCTCAGAATCGCTCACCTCCACATTGGCACCATTCTCTAGGAAATACTCTGCCATAGCCAGCTGATTCTCAAGAGCCAGTATATATAAGGTCGGGCGACCATCGGCGTCTTTATAGTCTATGTCGGCTCCGTGGCTCAGCAAAAGCTCAACAATATCTCGGTGTCCTTCCAGGGCTGCCACCCGGAGAGAGTTTCTCCCATCGTAGCCTCTCTGATCGATGCAAGACTTATTCTCAAGGAGGATACGTACGCAGTCGTAATGGCCCTCTTGAGCAGCCAAAATCAAGGGTATACGTCCATCGTTATCCACCTCGGCGCATCGGGCGCCTTGCTCAATGAGGGCATCACATACCTGCCTGTGCCCTTCAAACACGGCCATGTGCAAGGGTGTCCAGCCGGCATCGTCTCTGTGGTTCTCATCTAGGCCTCTGTCCAGCAGAGTCCGGACCACTTCCACGTTGCCCTGGGCAGAAGCTATGCTGAGCACTGTTCTTCCTTCGCTGTCGATACTGTCCACGGCAGCGCCCCAGAAAAGCAGCGTATTGACCACGGACGCATGTCCCATGGATGCAGCAGCCAGCAGGGGGGTTCGCCCGTTATTGTCCGTGTGGTCAACGTCCGCACCTCCTTCCAGAAGCAAGTCCACGACGTCCACGTGTCCTTCATAGGCGGCAACCAGAAGGGGGGTCATGCAGTCTTTGTCACAGTGGTCCACTTCCGCACCACGGTCGATGAGAAGGCTGACCACTGATGCGTGGCCTTTGCTCGCAGGCACACAGAGAGCTGCAACGGACAGTGCCGTGCGTCCGTCCACGTCCTCATGGTTGACTTCAGCGCCGTGCTCCAGCAGGTGCTCAACTATCTCCCTGTGGCCCATGTAGGCAGCGGCAATGAGTGCAGTCCTCCCTTCATTGTCTGCCTTGTTGACCTCTGCTCCATGCTGGAGGAGGTTAAGGACGATATCCTCGTGACCTCCCCACGCTGCTGCTCGAAGGGCGGTCCTGCTGTCTGCGTCTGCGCAGTCAACCTTTGCCCCTGCGTAAAGGAGGGCCGAGACTACCTCGGAGTGCCCGCCCCAGGCTGCAGACCTTAGCGCGGTCCATCCGTCGTGATCAGTATGGTTGATGTTCGCGTCACAGCCGATCAGGCAGTTGACAACCTTGGTGTGACCTTGCCTGGCAGCAAGCGTGAGGGGTGTCTGTCCGTGGTTGTCCTCGAGCTCCATGTTGGCCCCACGGGAGATGAGCAGGTTCACTACGTCCAGGTTTCCACTGTATGCTGCATTAGCTAGCAGCGTTCGCCCGCTGGAGTTACTCTGGTTGACGGAAGCCCCGTTGTCCAGCAGGGTGCAGATGGAGTCCTCCCGCTCCAGGGCCTGCTGCACTATGCACGACGCGTGGTCATCCTCGTTGCTGATGTGAGCGCCGGCTTTGACTAGTAGCTGCAACACCTCCTGCTCTTTGGGGATGGATGTGGAAAGGGAATCTTTTGCAGGCGTGCCGTTCCACACCATCCACAGGGCCAGGTTAAAGGGCTCAATCTGAAGATTGGAGTTGATCAAGTGCAGGGCGAACTCCTGCACCTCCAGGGGTTTCAGCTGCTTGGCTCTGCAGGTATAGCTCATGGCCATCATACGGTGACCCTCGGCAGCGTTGCACAGGTATTTCTGCGTGCAGTGCTTAACATCCAGGAGCCACTCAGCGAAGCTGTAGTGAAACAGGATCTTGGTACCTCCAAGTCCGTCAACCAGTAACTTGGACAGGATGTCCATCTTTTTCTGGAAGTCCTCCATGGTCAGGCACATGTTCTTAGTCCACACGGCATGGTAGAGCTCTTTGACTGTCAGAGGCCTGCAGGCGGCCAGAATTACGTTCAGAATGGGCTGCACCTTCGCAAACTGCTTCCGGACGAACAGCCGCTGGCAGAGCCACAGGTAGAGTCCATTCAAGGTTCCCGGGATGTCGCGGATCTCACGCAGCATGATGAAACTCTCCACCACGCCGTCCAGGACGCGCTCCAGGTACAGGAAGCAGCCACTGCTCTTGATGTGGAGCTGGTTCAGCATCTCTGCTGTCTCCTTGGTGAGGTGCTGCCGGAGTGCCTCCTCCTGGTCCAGCCGGTGCAGGATATACTGCTGGACGTCCTTGACGATGTACGCTTTGCGCAGGTCATCCAGGCTGATTTTGCGAAAGCCTgtaaagacagagaaaggacaCGGTGTCGTTAGATCGATCTGTCAAAGCAGATCAGCTGTAGCTGGGCAGAGAGGACCTGCAGTTAGAACTGAGCACCAGGACATTTCAGTTAACGGCACATCATATAATCGGTAAACcttgaaagaagaaaaatgaaaattctgGAAAACAGCAAAATCCCACCAACTATGACAAAGAGCATAAATACATCTCCGAACATGGCAATAATCATGTTTAAATACACCAATGAAATACAGTCTCAGGGTTCATTTATTTAACTGCATTGAGCGCAATTCTATTTTGTGAAgataatcacattttaattgGCCCTCTGACAAACTGCGGTGGAACAGCGCCCAGGTGCTTCCCCATGAAGGCCGTGGAAGAGTGAAAATTTTAAATGCCCGTCTACGCCGGAGCAGGGGACCCGTCTGGAGCTGGTGCAAAACAATGTTCCGGTTCGGCCACAAAAGATGAAAGAACCGTTTCTGTATCGGCAACGAATGGAATGTCTTTGCTTCTGATGTCAAGTAAACAGCTAAAGAAGCATTATTGGTTCCTGGAGCTGGACCAGGGACATCTAAACAGGCTTCTCAGATCTGTGatgccctcacacactcacggcACCCGCTGCATGTGCTGACCTTtactagggtgtgtgtgtgccagcaaAACCTCCGCGCTAAAGCAGATCGCTTTTAGATAAGTGCAAATTCCTCACTTTTATCTCTGGCACAGGCATAGGGACAACAATCTCGCACAGACGCACATCAGGAGACTTGAGGGCAGGAGATGCATTTAGGCGAGGACTTATTTACTGTTTCCATAGACGAGTGAGACAAGCCTTCTCTGTAAACTCCTCCACTGAATTCAAGATATTTCTTTTTCCATACGCTTCTGCTGGGACAAACAACCCCCAACACCAATAGCTCCACAAAATACAACAATCCCTGTATTCCCATTTGTGTCTTTGAGAAATAAGTATTTACACGGGTCCATCCCATCATTAAGCTATAATtataaaatttgcattttaaatgaccTGGGTAATTTTGACATTGACTTCCAAATGTAACTAATAGAGTTCTAATTAAAAACTACAAACCTTAATATAAAATGGCACAcctgcaataaacaaaaacaggacagaTAAAATCTTGTTTAGATGTTTACTATTTAAATCCGCTCTGCAGTAATCTCTGTAGTACCTAATCTTTCTCTCCTGAATTCTTTAAATGCCTGTGAGATGCACCTTCCTGGTTTGTGGCACACGCTACTcccatttcttttaaaaattctttaatTTCTCATGTCACAAACGTGCTGACGATCTGAATACCCTGACGTGTTGAGAGACCTGCTCCTTGCTGCCTGAGGTCATCCTACCCGCAGCCGTTTTCGCCGTTAGCAGGGCGTTTCCCACAGACCGTCCCACGGGACTGCATTCATTTCCAGGGCCACTGCCCTAGACTTCCTCCTCAATCCAGGAACTAGATGGGCTGAAGCAGCAAGAGAGATTTAACAGGAAAACAGGGGCAGGGGGTGAGGGACTGATGCCTGCAGTCTGCAGTCTTGCCAGCGGGCTTGTTTGTAACTTTTCCCCCTGTCTGTTTAGGGAGGTTGCTTGAACGTTTGGTTTGGAGGCCTGCCATCAGTTATAAGGTTCATGGAGTTTAACAGAGGATAACAAACAAACGGCCTTCTAGTAATTGGAAACTTCTGAGAAATTGGAAATTTCTTCAAATACATTTCGGAGTGGAACGAAATGCTTTTATTCGGCACTCCTGTTTCCTTAAAAGGAGCATTTTCAAGAAACGGGTATTTCTCGGAGCCCACAGAAATATGTCACAGTGTATTTTGTGCCTTTAGAAAGTCTGGAGACTGAAATTGGATTGATTAGCAATGCATATGTCAAAACAGCAACACGCTGGGAGTTTTAGACCCAGCTGAggacaagaaataaaaaagcaacaaacataCGAGacaaagaaatagaaaaaagtTTTCCTGGGGCTTAGGGGGCACTCCCAGCAGCCTGCTTGACCCCCCCCCGAAGGACCACCTCCAATTGTGAGCGACCACTGCCTGTCCTCACCTGTGTCTGTTTACGCTCGAACACACCAGACAGCCTGCAGCACAGAAATGACATGTGCACACTTTCTGTAACACCTCCGCCTACAGCTTCAGCGCCGTGGCAGGCCAGAGACAAGCCACACTCGGGCAGGTGCGTCCGAGCGATCCAGCACATGGTGCTGCCCCGGGAGGAAGCATCTCCACCTTGCGCCCCTCGCggtctccttctccatctccacGCTGCCTGGCACAGAGGTCGCACTGAGCCAGCAGACGGTGGCTCATGCAGGCAAACGCGTCCATGAAGGTGTCGAGAACATTTCTGCTTTGATCGCACCAGTTTTattacagttcacacacacgcacacaaacacctggaTACAGAGAGCAAATACGTATGCACTAAACATATGTTAACAGTGCACCCCTACTGAAGTGTGTTTAGTCTGCTATATTCTACACAGCACATGtagtaaggtgtgtgtgggcatgtgtagtgtactgtatactgtgtgtgtgtcagcacgtgtagtgtcgtgtgtgtgtgtgggcctgtgtAGGAGAGGCGGAGCTTGGCGCTCGGCCACACCTACAGCCGCCATGGCGATGGAGAGATGGAGCTTGGGGCTCAGCCACATCTGCTGCCAGAGTCTCGGCAAATGGACACGGAgccatacactacacacacacacacacacacacacacacacacacacacacacacacacacagaggagatcAGATGACAGCCTCGAGAcaggcacagtgtgtgtgtatatgtgcgtgtgtgagaaatTTGAGAGCACCCTCACGCTCAGAGTGCCACATTTGGATGCATCAGCAAATCAAATGGAGCGTGTTCTCCTCACCTCCCCAGCTCAGGACACATCCagaatggaaaaagaaacattatGTGCTCTCCCTCCTCGCCTCCCCATcactcttttcttctcctcccctcccctcatcactcttctcctctcctctctctccatcactcttcttttctcctctcctcccctcatcacttctctcctcatcactcttttcctcccctctctccatcactcttctcttctcctccccttctctcatcactcttctcttctccactcccccctcccctctcctcccctctccatcactcttctcttctcctctcctcatcactcttctcctcccctctctccatcactcttctcttctcctctccttctctcatcactcttctcctctcctcccccctctccccatcacttctcctctcctcatcactcttctcctctcctctcctctccccatgacttcttctctcctcccctctctccatcactcttctcctctcctccactcccctcccctctctcatcactcttctcttctcctcccctctcatcactcttctcttttcctctcctccatcactcttctcctctcctcccctcatcactcttctcttctcctccccttctctcatcactcttctcctcccctcccctctcatcactcttctccactcccccctcccctctccccatcactcttctcctctccagcactcttctcctctcctcatcactctcctcctccctctcccatcactcttctcctctcctctctccatcactcttctcttctcctctcctctcctcccccctctccccatcacttctcctctcctcatcactcttctcctctcctctcctcccctctctccatcactcttctcctctcctccactcccctcccctctctcatcactcttctcttctcctcccctctcatcactcttctcttttcctctcctccatcactcttctcctctcctcccctcatcactcttctcttctcctccccttctctcatcactcttctcctcccctcccctctcatcactcttctccactcccccctcccctctccccatcactcttctcctctcctctccagcactcttctcctctcctcatcactctcctcctccctctcccatcactcttctcctctcctctctccatcactcttctcttctcttctcctctcctctcctcccccctctccccatcacttctcctctcctcatcactcttctcttctcctcccctctctccatcactcttctcttctcctctccttctctcatcactcttctcctctcctcccccctctccccatcacttctcctctcctcatcactcttctcctctcctctcctcccctctccccatgacttcttctctcctcccctctctccatcactcttctcctctcctccactcccctcccctctctcatcactcttctcttctcctcccctctcatcactcttctcttttcctctcctccatcactcttctcctctcctcccctcatcactcttctcttctcctccccttctctcatcactcttctcctcccctcccctctcatcactcttctccactcccccctcccctctccccatcactcttctcctctccagcactcttctcctctcctcatcactctcctcctccctctcccatcactcttctcctctcctctctccatcactcttctcttctcctctcctctcctcccccctctccccatcacttctcctctcctcatcactcttctcctctcctctcctcccctctctccatcactcttctcctctcctccactcccctcccctctctcatcactcttctcttctcctcccctctcatcactcttctcttttcctctcctccatcactcttctcctctcctcccctcatcactcttctcttctcctccccttctctcatcactcttctcctcccctcccctctcatcactcttctccactccccccctcccctctccccatcactcttctcctctcctctccagcactcttctcctctcctcatcactctcctcctccctctcccatcactcttctcctctcctctctccatcactcttctcttctcttctcctctcctctcctcccccctctccccatcacttctcctctcctcatcactcttctcctctcctctcctctctccatcactcttctcctctcctccactcccctctctcatcactcttctcttctcctcccctctcatcactcttctcttttcctctcctccatcactcttctcttctcctctcctcccctcatcactcttctcttctcctcccctcccctctcatcactcttctccactcccccctcccctctccccatcactcttctccatcactcttctcctctcctctccagcactcttctcctctcctcatcactctcctcccccctctcccatcactcttctcctctcctcccccctctccccatcactcttctcctctccatcactcttctcctcccctcccccccaactTCATTGCCACACAAAAGACAGCGAATCAGATCCAGCTCCGGAAAACTTGGACCGGGAGCGATGTCCACGGAGTCATCGAGTAGATGCGTAGTAGTGCTCCAACGCTGGTTCTGGCAGCACGGTGGGCCCGATTTTGAATTTGGAAACGTGGAACTGTGGCTACACTCATGAGAGATGTGGAAAGAAACCGATGGGGGGAAATTTGAGAAAATGGAACAAACCCATGGGGCT
It encodes the following:
- the ankrd50 gene encoding ankyrin repeat domain-containing protein 50, with the protein product MAQTSLLQGKHFYCREWVFHKILQCLQEKSTSACGRSAPAGGSGPAEPSGAAKPGPWGVLLVGGPGSGKTALCTELLWPGSAQGAHRGLQRFCLAFHFCRADDADTLCSGRFVRALVEQICRGGLVPQYEEKIREPATQNSLQPGECERNPGEAFKKCVLLPLLSCKPPAQALFLLVDSVDEGVKAAEVDPRCPSSSPQTIGELLAAHHELLPPWLLLICSGRRQNKNVMKLFSGFRKISLDDLRKAYIVKDVQQYILHRLDQEEALRQHLTKETAEMLNQLHIKSSGCFLYLERVLDGVVESFIMLREIRDIPGTLNGLYLWLCQRLFVRKQFAKVQPILNVILAACRPLTVKELYHAVWTKNMCLTMEDFQKKMDILSKLLVDGLGGTKILFHYSFAEWLLDVKHCTQKYLCNAAEGHRMMAMSYTCRAKQLKPLEVQEFALHLINSNLQIEPFNLALWMVWNGTPAKDSLSTSIPKEQEVLQLLVKAGAHISNEDDHASCIVQQALEREDSICTLLDNGASVNQSNSSGRTLLANAAYSGNLDVVNLLISRGANMELEDNHGQTPLTLAARQGHTKVVNCLIGCDANINHTDHDGWTALRSAAWGGHSEVVSALLYAGAKVDCADADSRTALRAAAWGGHEDIVLNLLQHGAEVNKADNEGRTALIAAAYMGHREIVEHLLEHGAEVNHEDVDGRTALSVAALCVPASKGHASVVSLLIDRGAEVDHCDKDCMTPLLVAAYEGHVDVVDLLLEGGADVDHTDNNGRTPLLAAASMGHASVVNTLLFWGAAVDSIDSEGRTVLSIASAQGNVEVVRTLLDRGLDENHRDDAGWTPLHMAVFEGHRQVCDALIEQGARCAEVDNDGRIPLILAAQEGHYDCVRILLENKSCIDQRGYDGRNSLRVAALEGHRDIVELLLSHGADIDYKDADGRPTLYILALENQLAMAEYFLENGANVEVSDSEGRTALHVSCWQGHLEMVRLLISYHADVNSCDNEKRSALQSAAWQGHTKVVQFLIDNGTHVDHTCNQGATALGIAAQEGHMDVVHILLEHGADPNHADQFGRTAIRVAAKGGHAVIIKLLEKYGATSINGCSPSPVHTMEQSTGKMQSLTIKSSSSGSTGAGDIQSAGRGLSNGPVHAFSSPSESPDSTVDRQKSSLSNNSLKSSKNSSLRTTSSTSTAQTVPIDSFHGLSFTEQIQQHSLPRSRSRQSVVSPSSTTKSTGPLPGSPVSELDWSQAKPGLKSSKGGKSRNGTNSCPRKEGPGDKKKMKNSSALPQGQVLEYEMTQFDKRIALNKPVSSIAVKDPHCKIVLGGPSSLDSGQSQEVYIQQQSCAEKKRNGIMTNPKYHLQGNQVFLGRVSVSRTMHNRVHQDVLDSYPIGETELSLKQALKLQIEGSEPGFNYKKETPL